ACAGAATACTGTAAAGTTCTGTGCCTAAAAATAGCCGTGATCTATAAGAATTGTTAATGATTAACAGTACCAACATGGGTCACTTTATGGGTAGAGGCACTTCCTCTtaaagtcttttattttttctctctctctttctagATGCAGCAATTGTTCCATGAAAATTATGAACACAACCGCAAGGGTTACATTCAGGATCTTCACAACAGCAAGATTCATACAGCCATAACACTTCATCCAAACAAAAGACCAGCCTACCAATACAGGCTGCACAATTACATACTGAGTCGCAAAATTTCCGAACTGCGCTATCGGACCATCCAGCTCCATAGAGAAAGTGCCCTGATGAGCAAGCTCAGTAACAGTGAAGTAAATAAAGAAGATCAACAACTGGGAGTGATGCCATCTTTCAATCACTTCCAGCCACGTGAAAGGGATGAAGTCATTGAGTGGGAGTTCCTGAcaggaaaatttctttactcGATGGTGGAGAACCAGCCACCCCGGCAAAGCCTGAGCACTGTCCTGCGGGCTGCACTGGATGACACCGTGATGCAAGTCATGGAAATGATAAATGAGAACTCTAGATCTAGAGGAAGGCTCATTGATTTCAAGGAAATACAGTATGGCTACCGCAGGGTGGACCCTCTGCATGGAGTGGAGTATATCCTGGATTTACTACTTCTGTACAAAAGGCACAAAGGAAGGAAAGTTACGGTTCCAGTGAGGCGGCATGCTTACCTTCAGCAATTGTTTAGCAAACCCTTCTTCAAagaagcagaggagctggaTGTAAGAAGCCTGCTGGAAGATACCAACACTGACACTcaatctttctcttttctttcaagttctttaaagattttttcctcATCATTCCAAGGCACCAAAGACACGGGGGGACGCAGtaacaagaaaatacatattcttgTCCCTCTTACAGGAAGATTTGACATTTTCTCAAGATTTATGGATAACTTTGAGAAGACTTGTCTAATTCCCAGGCAGAATGTAAAGTTGGCAATAATTCTCTTCAGTTCTGAGTCAGGCCAAGACACCAGAAAGCACATAGAGCTAATAAAAGAATACAGCATTAAGTATCCTAAGGCAGATATGACCCTGATTCCAATGTCAGGAAAGTTTTCTAGAGGTTTAGGTCTTGAAATGGCTTCATCTCAATTTGACAATGGCActttgctgctcttctgtgATGTTGACCTGATATTCACACCAGACTTCCTCCAGCGTTGCAGAGATAACACTATTCAGGGAGAACAGGTTTACTACCCTATCATCTTTAGCCAGTATGATCCAAAAGTTATATATGGAGGCAATCCTCCAGCTGACAGTAGTTTCGTTTTCACAAAAAGAACTGGATTTTGGAGAGAGTATGGGTTTGGAATTACCTGTATTTACAAAAGCGATCTACTTACTGCTGGTGGGTTTGATACCTCAATTCAAGGCTGGGGACTTGAGGATGTAGACCTCTTTACAAAAGTGATAACATCTGGCTTGAAGGCTTTCAGAAGTCAAGAAGTGGGAGTTGTCCATATTTTTCATCCAGTTCAGTGTGACCCCAGTTTAGATCCGAAACAATATAAAATGTGCTTAGGGTCCAAAGCAAGTACTTTTGCCTCTACCATGCAGCTTGCTGAACTCTGGCTACAGAAACATTTGGGTGTCAGGTACAATCAAACTCTCTCCTGACATTGCAGCCTACTTGGCCTTTTTAGGGGAGTTTAcctcattattgttattattatttgattttGCTGGTGTAGTTTTAAACTCCCTCCTCGTTGTCTTCCAAAGACTGTTGACCTCAAGTGAGATGAGTCTGCTGTTCACTGATGTTCCTTATACCTACTGAACTGGTGAGGTGAATTTCTTCATATTCCCTTTATTTGAAATTCAGTCAATTCACGGCAATCATATGATCCCATGGAGCACATCCATCAAAAGAGACTGCATCAGAAGAATGTTCTCTTTCAGCTTTTGGATGCGGTATCATCTTTGTTGCATTTCTCAGATTTGATGTGATACAAATATTTACTGGTGAAGGTACCACAAAAGTGCTTTATGCTTCTTCTGGGGATGGAACTCTATAAGATAAACTTGAGTTTTATAATTTATATGAGGACTTGTATGTATAAACGCtacttttcttcatctttagaatttttaaagtaaatgaaTAACTATGATTGTacgtttatttttaaaaaaaaaaaaaacaaaaacaaaaacagaaaagctgaggaGCTACTTGCAAATACACTGGTACTGGCTACCAAGGTCCTTAAATGTCCTATTATAGTAAAAAACTCCTCACTGTTGTTCACTCTAAGTGTAAATGAACTTTATTTTCACAAGGAAAAGGATTTAATCAAATGCTTCTGTACACTTTAGAAGATTTGTGAACCAACGTCCTTCATTTGCAGGCAAGAAGAAACTATGACTTAACATGGTCATTTATGACAAAGTGCAGGCATACAGTATTCTTTCTTTGAAACACATAGTATAAgttgctgtttctctttttagaaTGAGTCTAtaatacataattttcttttacattcctTTCATAAAGCTGCACTTGATACAGAGTGTTAGAAGGTAAAGgtgtatccttttttttttttacattttcgATGAATATTGGTACTCAGTAGAAATTTGTTGTTAAAATAATTGTAGAATAATTATTTAAGTTTCAGAATTTACTATTGCTGGTCAAAGTTCTTTGccaatatatttatattaatggAGGTTGTAAGACTGTGTTAAGGTTTatctctctggacagcctgaaGTTGTCATATTGTGGATTCACAGAGTAAAGTATCTAAAATGATACCaacataagaaataataaaatagaattcTGTATTGTAGAGAAATGTTTATATAGggatatatatgtgtgtgtgcgtgcgtgtgtgtatatccctatatatatagatatatacagagagtaatttcaaaatttgttCCTCTTTTCAGTTCAGGCAGTGATTTGTTGCAATCATTATTTTTGCAACATTCTTGAAACATTTCATATTATACTGTGGTAAGAGCTCAAAGGCATCCAAGAAAACATCAGAATTCAGCAAAACTTAAATTAATACAGTGGGTACCTCTAATAACCTCAGTACCCTTGATTTCAAACTACATTTCAAAGAGACCTGGGCCAGAAAAAGCATGCAATTATTGAGTTTAAGTTTGAAATTTTTTAGCTGTAAGAGACTCCTTTGTTGCCTTTCAAAAAACAACTAAAAGATTGGAATTCATTGACACATCTATTTGTATGAAAATATCCTGATAAATTTCCTAAGGCACAAGGAAAGTGTGTAGATCAGTTAATGTTTCTCATCTGTGGTTCTCTGTTCTGGATTTACCATGCAAGGAAAAACGCATCCCTGCAAAGGAGTGAGTAAATTCAGAATTAAAGGACTGGCCGTAGCTTTCTGTATGCTTTGAAAAAGGCTCTCCCCATTGCCTTGGAGAAGGTAGTAATTGTGGTAGATGGGAACAGATAGATGATAATTCATGCTTGACTGCCCTCCCCAAGGAGAGCTGCTGGCTTGTTATTCTCCTGGAGGCTCTTGCCTTCCTAGTATTTTTAGCTCAAATGTCTGAAGAAAGTGAAATGCAGTATTACTTATGAAATAATTCTTGGAAACCACTCTAAATTGAGTGTAAAGGTCATGCTTTGTTCAGTCAGAGATCCAAGAACAAGGAACATACAATTTATTTGATCAGTCTTGACTAACTGATGCAACTCAGATTGTAAATACCAAAAACTGAATGCCTGTTGATAAATGTCTGTGATGATTtcataaacatgaaaaaaagaatgagttACAAGGACATCTAAGGAAATCATTGTCCGCTGGGATATGTTCCAGTCCTTAATTCAATTACTTAACTTAGTGGCCAGAAAGTATTTGCTCAGCTCAAAGTAAAATAGTAGATTAGAACAAGAAATGAAACCAATCATTCAGTGGGGATAAAGATGTATACAGAGGGCTTGCAGGATCAGGTCCTACATGATATAAGCAAAATGCTAGTATTTACcagtacaaatatttatttagtgtCTGACTGATTCATTTGTTTATATGATGAATTACTTTGTTAAAAACCTGATTATAAATGTTTATTATGAAATACTGCATTGTCTTTTGAAATAACTATCCTGAGATAACTTGAGAACTTGTGTTAGTTTGTTTAAGGAATAATATGCCTTCTAAGGAgataatattaaaacaaaaaaaagcacaaaagtgTTAGAGTAATGTTATGGATGTATAGATTAAGATGGGAATGTCTGTGCTAATCAACTGTTTGCTTGTCTAGTCTGAGTCATAATCTTGattgtaaaatgaaatttctctGTGTATGTTGTCCCTTTATAAATGCGTAACTAATGAATTCACAGTAGAACGTAATGACCAGTTTTTCCCAAACCTCCTTACCCTGGGAATAGCTTCCATATTTTGATTGCTGGGAAGTGCGTTGTGAACTGCTCACACTTTGGCTTTTCAGATACTGCcgttcttaaaaaaaaatctctgcaatCCCCACGCAGAAACCTCAGAAatccccacgccacccccatCCTGACATGTTTTTCCATTCACAGTACTTAATTTAACAGAGCATTTGCATCTTCTTGATGAAGGCAAAACATCAGGTTGGGCTTCCTAAGACTTGCTGAGTGTACTGTGCATCAGGGTACTGGTTCTCAAGCTGGAGAAAGGCAGAGGGCCAGGGGGACACATAAGACTCACCTGTGGGAGTCAGCACCTTCTGCCCAAGTCACCTCCTTGCaaccaccagcactgccagatGCCTCTCCTTGGAGCTGCAAATAGGCAGAGCAAGCCAGCACAGAAGAGCTGCACTGGTTACCACCAGCTGCTTTTGGGAAGCAAAAGGGCCATTTTAATCAGGGCTTGGGAGGAATGACAGGAGGATGCTGAACTGAAGTTTCATTGGGTTGGGGTGTCAGGGTATCTCCTGCAGATTCTGTGTCTCCCTGTCTAGGGAGGAAAGGTGTCCCAGGtggaaagagtctggccccacacctcttccctctttcttctcaAGGAGCATTGTGAAGGAAGGGGCTGAACCAGCAGTGCTTCCACTCAGTGGGGCTAGTGGGCCTGGACCATGCACTTGGAGTCTTACCATGTCATGGGACATGCAGGGAGAAAGGTGCCAAGCGGTATTCCTAAAAAGCAGTGCAGAGAGAGGCACCTTCTGCACTCACCAAAGACCGTAATGATGTGCACAAAAGTGCCTTTTGGAGCCTTTGTACCAGTGTGTGCTTAACAGTGCCTCAAGATTCTTGCAACAATTATGATGCTGGTAAAATGGCTCATCTCTGATCACTGTGGATCCTGAGGAACTGTGGAGACTTCCAAGGAGCATGAATTAACAACCACTTTCTTTAAATAGAGCAAATAAGCAATTTAAACTTCTGCTGGTTTCTTAAGAAGTAATTCTAGTGATTAGTTAAGACATAGTTTGCCACACAGATGATTTTGCTCCAAAGAACAATCCTAGCTTTAAGATATAAACAAAACACATGTGCAGTCTACATCTGATTTCTTGCAACTTGAAATCAGTTaggatttttggaaaaaaatatggacTAAGAATTGGTGAGCTGCCGTCTAGAGGAAAGTTTTGTATTTctgctctatttttaaaaaagaatcagatgagaaggaaacaaaaaatgccTGTAGTagatacacacaaaaatcaGCCATGATGTGTGGATAGCAGTGATGATTATGGTCTAAACTGCCGCACAATGAGATGTTTCACAGAAGTCTAACTATTTACAATAACTGAATATCACTGAAGGTTATGCTCTGTCATAAGTCTGTAAGTAACATACAAAGTTAAGTCAGtccatttttaattcattaatttcttagaataattttcttcacattttcttctgtcagcATTTATTCACTTGATTAATGAGCTAGCTTTTCATGACTCACTCtctcttcctatttttcttttccatttgccGTATATATTTCTTCAGTATTTGAAACGTTTTGAGCTAGCATGATATTTCTGTTATGGTTTTATGATGTCACTGCCATATAAAACTGCTGAACTAGAGTATTTTGCTGAATGAGTTTCCAGTCCTGCTTCAGATTGTTTCCATTTGTTCGTCACTCTAAGTTAAAAGTGTTCTGAATATTATTACTTCATCCCTTCCTCTGGTTTCCTGCGTACTGGAATCCTACCAAGgcaatgaaatgcaaaatcttTCCAATACTTAAGTCTAGGAAAATGAACAGAATCTGGGGATTttcatcatctcttttttttgtttgtttgggattttttttttcttcagatcttTTATTTGGAATTTCAGAAGTATATTTATCAGTTccataattttaataaaataaataatgtgtaTTAAGATGTAAGACAGCACATATATGGACTATGTGATACAAACTAATTTTACATCCTTATTTTCTAGGAACCTAATTATTCAACAGATGTCTGCCATTTATAGGAACTTTCAAGATATATTAAAAGGATCCTTGCTGATTGTTTATTTAGCATTAGTGGAAAGCTTAATCATGTAGGTAGAGATCAAAAGATACACTATATACTGTAGGCtgatgggttttgtttcttttgtagcGCTGGTGGGAAGATGTCCTCAGGTCTGCATAGGATGCCTGCAGTGTGGTAGTGTTCTTCACAAGTCAGCCATATCTAGCAATGATTTTAAGTGACTGCAAAGCTACGGGCATAGTATCCAGCTTAATGCAGCAGGCAAGACTTGCTGGACTTGCCTAAACATGTGAGAGACTGATCCTTAGATTCAGAGGGACTGTGGTGTGGCATAATCAGATGGTAGGTACATAGGTCAAATACACCTGCTGCCACAACTTCTGGACACACCCACTGAAGACATTCATATAAAAAGGAGACCCCAGCAATGCAATGGGCTCTGTGAAGATATTCCTAAGAGAGATGTATGCTAGCTAATGTAGGTGCCAAATACTTTTACTCAGAGCAGGTAAATTGCCTTTAGGTGATTTCAtcggggggaagaaaaaagcaatagaGAGAATAAAgtgaatgatgaaaaaaaatgcttgtgcTTGAGAtcatgaacatttttattattggtTATTTGGGGAGCCTTCATGACTTGCTCTCGCCCTTGCTTAGGGTAATATGGAGCAATATGCTGAgtttattttccacatttgtCCATATGCTGCTGACTAAAGAAAAGATAAACTCACTAATGCTTTGAAAAGGGTAATTGAACCATGACTGACCAGAGAGAGAATTACTGTGCATAGTTAACTTCAAAATCAAAGCTTAGATCTGCTCCCAGGTAAGGACAATTCTCTTAGCCGGCTGTCGTGGGCAGACATAGGAAGTAGAAGCCTGAATTTGTACAAAGCGCATGGTACCCAGTGATCCACCTTCACGCTTCTAGTGTGTGACTGCTGGGAAGAGGCACAAAGTCCAAACACAGTGCTGCCAGCAGTTGAAGAATAGAAGTTAGGAATGCAGGTAAGTGAGGAATGCAGAAAAAGTGTTTCATGGGTGACAGGATGGATAGGAATGATGTAAATCTAGAGAGGTGTGTGTGTATCTTTCTTATGTTAGGAGAGTGGAACacaaaacttgttttaaagtagaactcatctttcctttcttcctgaaagCTTTGTGTTCCACTTGTACGTGCAGTGACAACTGCTGAAACCATGTGTAAGAATACCAAAACTGTAGACCTTTCACACCTGGTTTGTTCTGACCAGCATGCCCAAGTTCACTGCAGTGGTAGTTTAACTGGCAATTATGGCTTCTTCCTGTTCTGTTTTAAGACGTGGCACACTTTATTTAACTGGGAGCGAGATCTTTGACACCTTTGTTCTGTTTGTGCCTAAGATGCTCTAGTCTTTCCATTGTAACTTCATATGTTGTACTGTTATGTGGTACATCaatgctttaaatgaaaaagggtTTCTTTAAGCAAAGGCTTCTGGACAGTAGTGTACAGCTGCAAGCAAAGCTACATGGTTGAAATAAAGTATGTTCACCTATGGTCTTTTATTTGCTGCATTGATGCGATGGTTTTTCTTGATGAGAAGTCCAGAATGAATATGAGTTAtgactgaatattttctgttggCAAAGCTGagcaaatttatttaaataactggGTCCAAATGATGAGCCATGCACCCAGCATGTGCTGATACTGAAAAATATCCAGACCCTATAGGTGCTTTTAACAAAACAAGTTATAAGAAGACATCTCTCATAAAAGTGAATGAGAAATGTTATATTTCCCACTCCAGaactgctgacagcagcagattTGTATTGCATGAAGAATTATATCAGTCATAACTTCTTCCATGACCAACAGGTATTTAAGGGAAGGACACAAGGGCAGATCCCTAGATCTTGCCCTCATATATGAAAGAGACCAGAGAGATCAAGATTTGTCCTAGAGCACCCTTGGTGAGAGCCTGCTCTGAGAAAAACATGGAGCTAAGCAAAGAAAGGAGCATGTAAGAAACCAGAGAGAatattccctttcttctttttctttatgtttgaCATCTTGCTGTGCTCCACAGGGAGCTACCATGTCTGCCTGGATTCAGCTCAGCACCAGGTGGGGAAGCCCATTCATTAAGCCTCCTGGAAAGAAAGCATAAATGCTGTCTATGTGACAGGAGCAGATACTGCTGGGCAATAGGAAGGAAAGTGCATGGGAAATCATATAAGGAGCCAagaagatggatttttttttttccttgtgaagTAGAAATTCAGTCTGTGGGTAAACAATTTCACTAGCCTTGATATGTAAGAGTAAGAGCCTTACAAGAGAGGGAGAAATCAGAGGACATagatttgaaagaaagaagatacAGGCACAGTGCAGAACTTAATTAAAGTAGACATTAAAGTAGGTGGGAGAAAAAACAGCACaatagaaggaaagaaactgcaggaagaaaagaagaacttagaaaggtttaataaaaaaaacctgaaggacTAGCATAAATGTAACCATTAAGCATTGGTTACAGAATGCTTTGCAGTGCTGTTTGGGTGACATGTTAAGGGAAACATGTTAtgggaaatatttctgcagcactgcaccTCACAGCTTTACCTGGGGGTGGCTTAAGCAGCAAATGCCAaactaatattaaaatattcctaTTTTTATTGTGCTAACAGTAACAGATGCAGTGTTACTgggatttcctttttctgaacaGAGTAAACAAAATGAGGAAGCTGTCTTTAGTACTAACAGTTGAAGCTCAGTGGTAGAGAAATGGCAACACCAGTGCTACGGTACatctttggaaaaagaaatccttgttattaattttaataattgtaGATTTTAATGTCCTCAAATTACAAACAGCTGGCACTTGGAGGGAGTTTCTGCAGTCTCGTCccatcttcctttcccttcctatTCCACTTTCAGTTTCGAGATTCTGCTGTACTTAGGATACTGATGACAAACTTAGAGGACTAAGGAAATCTATCTCCTTTTTAGTATCACCATAGCAAGGAACCAAATTTTGTACAAATTTGTACAAAATTGTGTACAAATTTTGTTGTGGGCTTATGCATTAAACCCCAAATTATATATTCcaggtaaaattatttttcaacacCTTGGTAGCTTATTCATACATTCCAATTAAGTTAGACACTGTAATGACGCCACTGCTGTGTAAAATTGCTAAACTACTGTACTTTGTTGAATTAGTTCCCAGCTCCATTGCAAGCCATTTCCATTTGCCTGTGACTTAT
The DNA window shown above is from Phalacrocorax aristotelis chromosome Z, bGulAri2.1, whole genome shotgun sequence and carries:
- the CHSY3 gene encoding chondroitin sulfate synthase 3; the encoded protein is MAARSRRPWLSVVLGLVLGFTAASWLIAPKVAELSEKRRRGASLCSYYGRSAGPGAAGGAAAPGPGPGGQRPPPEAAAVLGGGTSFRSSPWELPPAAAAAEGTVSSPAAGGEGEPEEQEEDGGDKRSGRPGGSHNGSGDWGGGPGCAKPRNFLYVGVMTAQKYLGSRAVAAQRTWASSVPGRVEFFSSQGSAAPPGLPPLPVVALPGVDDSYPPQKKSFMMIKYMHDHYLDKYEWFMRADDDVYIKGEKLEEFLRSLNSSKPLYLGQTGLGNIEELGKLGLEPGENFCMGGPGMIFSREVLRRMVPHIGECLREMYTTHEDVEVGRCVRRFGGTQCVWSYEMQQLFHENYEHNRKGYIQDLHNSKIHTAITLHPNKRPAYQYRLHNYILSRKISELRYRTIQLHRESALMSKLSNSEVNKEDQQLGVMPSFNHFQPRERDEVIEWEFLTGKFLYSMVENQPPRQSLSTVLRAALDDTVMQVMEMINENSRSRGRLIDFKEIQYGYRRVDPLHGVEYILDLLLLYKRHKGRKVTVPVRRHAYLQQLFSKPFFKEAEELDVRSLLEDTNTDTQSFSFLSSSLKIFSSSFQGTKDTGGRSNKKIHILVPLTGRFDIFSRFMDNFEKTCLIPRQNVKLAIILFSSESGQDTRKHIELIKEYSIKYPKADMTLIPMSGKFSRGLGLEMASSQFDNGTLLLFCDVDLIFTPDFLQRCRDNTIQGEQVYYPIIFSQYDPKVIYGGNPPADSSFVFTKRTGFWREYGFGITCIYKSDLLTAGGFDTSIQGWGLEDVDLFTKVITSGLKAFRSQEVGVVHIFHPVQCDPSLDPKQYKMCLGSKASTFASTMQLAELWLQKHLGVRYNQTLS